A single region of the Duganella sp. BuS-21 genome encodes:
- a CDS encoding peptidylprolyl isomerase translates to MKIAKNTVVTVNYKLSDAQDNLIEDGRQPMVYLHGGYENTLPKIEEELDGKDVGYSSTIQIEPEDAFGDYDAALVKVEERKRLPEPLEVGMQFEGMPDGDSDDDEAMIFTVTDIADDKVVLDGNHPLAGMALRFSLEVVDVREASDEEIAHGHVHGAHGHHHGDEDDEGEEGDHVAIHPIH, encoded by the coding sequence ATGAAGATTGCCAAAAACACGGTCGTGACTGTGAACTACAAACTGTCCGATGCACAGGACAATCTGATCGAAGACGGCCGTCAGCCTATGGTCTACCTGCACGGTGGCTACGAGAACACCCTGCCGAAAATTGAAGAAGAACTGGATGGCAAGGACGTGGGTTACTCGTCGACTATCCAGATCGAACCGGAAGATGCATTCGGCGACTACGACGCCGCGCTGGTCAAGGTGGAAGAGCGCAAGCGCCTGCCGGAACCGCTGGAAGTGGGCATGCAGTTCGAAGGCATGCCGGACGGCGACAGTGACGACGACGAGGCGATGATCTTCACCGTCACCGATATCGCCGACGACAAGGTGGTCCTGGATGGTAACCATCCACTGGCCGGCATGGCGCTGCGCTTCTCGCTGGAAGTGGTCGATGTACGTGAAGCGAGCGATGAAGAAATCGCCCACGGCCACGTGCACGGCGCGCACGGTCATCACCACGGTGATGAGGATGATGAAGGCGAAGAGGGCGATCACGTCGCCATCCACCCGATACACTAA
- a CDS encoding cupin domain-containing protein, which produces MKKLPLLGDITPAQFLRDYWHKKPLLIRNAIPGFKPLLSYDALTKLAATNHAESRLVTAVDGAWVMQHGPLETLPARDQKEWTMLVQGVNLFDAKADALLRQFRFIPDARLDDLMVSFATDGGGVGPHFDSYDVFLLQAQGQRRWKISAQKDLSLVEGLPLKILANFQAEEEFVLNPGDMLYLPPHYAHDGVAIGDCQTYSIGFRSPSYQELGENFLQFMADSIDLPGRYADPDLEPTSKPAEIPRAMLAALTEELNKVRFTEDDITIFFGEYLSEPKHNVFFTGPAKPLSVGKFGEAVMKKGLSLSAKTQMLYRGKNVFINGESFGVGKADKATLELLANHRRLEPAEFAQASDDVLDALHTWYQDGWAELG; this is translated from the coding sequence ATGAAAAAATTACCTCTCCTCGGCGATATCACGCCTGCGCAGTTCCTGCGCGACTACTGGCACAAAAAACCGCTCCTGATCCGCAACGCCATCCCCGGCTTCAAGCCGCTGCTGAGCTACGACGCGCTGACCAAGCTGGCCGCCACCAACCACGCCGAATCGCGTCTGGTCACCGCCGTCGACGGTGCATGGGTCATGCAGCACGGCCCGCTGGAAACCTTGCCCGCGCGCGACCAGAAGGAATGGACCATGCTGGTGCAAGGCGTCAACCTGTTCGACGCCAAGGCCGACGCCCTGCTGCGCCAGTTCCGCTTCATCCCGGATGCACGCCTGGACGATCTGATGGTCAGCTTCGCCACCGACGGCGGCGGCGTCGGTCCGCACTTTGATTCCTACGATGTGTTCCTGCTGCAGGCCCAGGGCCAGCGCCGCTGGAAAATCAGCGCGCAGAAAGACCTGTCGCTGGTGGAAGGTCTGCCGCTGAAGATCCTGGCCAATTTCCAGGCCGAAGAGGAATTCGTCCTCAATCCGGGCGACATGCTCTACCTGCCGCCGCACTACGCCCACGACGGCGTGGCCATCGGCGATTGCCAGACCTATTCGATCGGCTTCCGTTCGCCGTCCTACCAGGAACTGGGCGAGAACTTCCTGCAATTCATGGCCGACTCGATCGACCTGCCGGGCCGCTACGCCGATCCAGACCTGGAGCCGACCAGCAAGCCGGCCGAGATCCCGCGCGCCATGCTGGCCGCGCTGACCGAAGAGTTGAACAAGGTGCGCTTCACCGAGGATGACATCACCATCTTCTTCGGCGAGTACCTGTCCGAGCCCAAGCACAACGTGTTCTTCACCGGCCCTGCCAAGCCGCTCAGCGTCGGCAAGTTCGGCGAGGCGGTGATGAAGAAAGGCCTGTCGCTGTCGGCCAAGACGCAAATGCTGTACCGTGGCAAGAACGTGTTCATCAACGGCGAATCGTTCGGCGTCGGCAAAGCCGACAAGGCCACGCTGGAGCTGCTGGCCAACCACCGGCGCCTGGAGCCGGCCGAATTCGCTCAAGCTTCGGACGACGTGCTGGACGCGCTGCACACCTGGTATCAGGACGGCTGGGCCGAACTCGGTTGA
- the bamC gene encoding outer membrane protein assembly factor BamC, translated as MTIRKTAFISSQRALVVGALVSSLTGCGMLSSVIGNDKVDYKSAKKASTLDVPPDLTQLQKDNRYSLPDSNNGVATASGYSASKAAMSGAATPNAVIIPGQPPAGTVAAVSLSDIKVERDGNQRWLIIKQTPEQLWPQLKQFWEDSGFTLSQELPAAGIMETEWNENRAKIPQDFIRNTIGKVFDSVYSSGERDKFRTRIERRADGSSEIYISHRGVQEVAQGADKESTKWMGRPNDPGLEAEFLARLMNKLGNGGEQLASAKTAVESAIVQPQHASLVGADAERAVQVDEGFDRAWRRVGLALDRAGFTVEDRDRVQGIYFVRYINDATETKGFFSKLFSWGSSSEQEKEAQRYRISVKASEGNSSVVKVLNNSGQPEAGPVGEKIITLLHEQLK; from the coding sequence ATGACTATTCGCAAGACAGCTTTTATTTCCTCGCAGCGCGCGCTGGTAGTGGGCGCCTTAGTAAGCTCCCTGACCGGCTGCGGCATGCTCAGCTCGGTCATCGGCAACGACAAGGTCGATTACAAGTCGGCCAAGAAGGCCAGCACGCTGGACGTGCCGCCGGACCTGACGCAATTGCAGAAAGATAACCGCTACTCGCTGCCGGATTCGAACAACGGCGTCGCCACCGCTTCCGGCTACAGCGCCTCGAAGGCGGCGATGTCGGGCGCAGCGACCCCGAATGCCGTGATCATCCCCGGCCAGCCGCCTGCCGGCACGGTGGCGGCGGTGAGCCTGAGCGATATCAAGGTCGAGCGCGACGGCAACCAGCGCTGGCTGATCATCAAGCAGACGCCGGAGCAGCTGTGGCCGCAACTGAAGCAGTTCTGGGAAGATTCGGGCTTCACCCTGTCGCAGGAACTGCCTGCGGCCGGCATCATGGAAACCGAGTGGAACGAGAACCGCGCCAAGATTCCGCAGGATTTCATCCGCAACACCATCGGCAAGGTATTCGATTCGGTCTATTCGAGCGGCGAGCGCGACAAGTTCCGCACCCGCATCGAGCGCCGCGCCGACGGCTCCAGCGAGATCTACATCAGCCATCGCGGCGTGCAGGAAGTGGCCCAAGGCGCGGACAAGGAATCGACCAAGTGGATGGGCCGTCCGAACGACCCAGGCCTGGAGGCTGAATTCCTGGCCCGCCTGATGAACAAGCTGGGCAACGGCGGCGAACAGCTGGCGTCGGCCAAGACCGCCGTCGAAAGCGCCATCGTGCAGCCTCAGCACGCCTCCCTGGTGGGCGCGGACGCCGAGCGTGCGGTACAAGTGGACGAGGGCTTCGACCGCGCCTGGCGCCGCGTAGGCCTGGCGCTGGACCGCGCCGGCTTCACCGTGGAAGACCGCGACCGCGTGCAGGGTATTTACTTCGTGCGTTATATCAACGATGCGACCGAAACCAAAGGCTTCTTCAGCAAGCTGTTCAGCTGGGGTTCGTCGTCGGAGCAGGAGAAGGAAGCGCAGCGCTATCGTATTTCGGTGAAAGCCAGCGAAGGCAATAGCAGCGTGGTGAAAGTATTGAACAATAGCGGCCAGCCTGAAGCCGGTCCGGTGGGCGAGAAAATCATTACCTTGCTGCACGAACAGCTGAAATAA
- the dapA gene encoding 4-hydroxy-tetrahydrodipicolinate synthase: MIKGSIVAIVTPMHADGSLDFEGLHQLIDWHIAEGTDSIVIAGTTGESATVSVEEHCALIKATVAHAKGRIPIIAGAGANSTAEAIKLTRYAKEAGADATLQVVPYYNRPTQEGMYQHFKAIAEAVDLPIILYNVPGRTVADMSNDTILRLAAIPNIIGVKDATGNIGRGYDLLRLAPTSFAVYSGDDPTAMALMLAGGAGNISVTANVAPRAMADMCRAAIAGDIATAVALNNKVFPLHQKLFIEPNPVPVKWALAEMGKMPAGIRLPLVPLADDCHAAVRAALKEAGVL, from the coding sequence ATGATTAAGGGCAGCATCGTAGCAATCGTCACCCCGATGCACGCAGACGGCAGTCTGGACTTTGAGGGTTTGCATCAGCTGATCGACTGGCACATCGCCGAAGGTACGGACAGCATCGTCATCGCCGGCACCACGGGCGAATCGGCCACTGTGAGCGTGGAAGAGCACTGCGCCCTGATCAAGGCGACCGTGGCGCATGCCAAGGGACGTATTCCGATCATCGCCGGCGCCGGTGCCAACTCGACCGCCGAAGCGATCAAGCTGACCCGCTACGCCAAGGAAGCCGGTGCGGACGCCACGCTGCAAGTGGTGCCTTACTACAACCGTCCTACCCAGGAAGGCATGTACCAGCACTTCAAGGCCATCGCCGAAGCGGTGGACCTGCCGATCATCCTGTACAACGTGCCGGGCCGTACCGTTGCCGACATGAGCAACGACACCATCCTGCGCCTGGCCGCCATCCCGAACATCATCGGCGTGAAAGATGCCACCGGCAATATCGGCCGCGGCTACGACCTGCTGCGCCTGGCGCCGACATCGTTCGCCGTGTATTCGGGCGACGATCCGACCGCGATGGCCCTGATGCTGGCCGGCGGCGCCGGCAATATCTCGGTCACCGCCAACGTGGCCCCGCGCGCCATGGCCGACATGTGCCGCGCCGCGATCGCCGGCGATATCGCCACGGCCGTGGCACTGAACAACAAGGTCTTCCCGCTGCACCAGAAACTGTTCATTGAACCGAATCCGGTGCCGGTCAAATGGGCGCTGGCGGAAATGGGCAAGATGCCCGCCGGTATCCGCCTGCCACTGGTGCCGCTGGCGGACGATTGCCACGCGGCAGTCCGCGCCGCGCTAAAAGAAGCCGGCGTCCTGTAA
- a CDS encoding class I SAM-dependent methyltransferase gives MSDHISPWVQRYAPLVPGGAVLDLACGSGRHSRHMAALGHEVVAVDRDPEALAAAAGQGITTSAIDLEQEGAAWPFGPHRFAGIVVTNYLHRPLIADMLASLAPNGVLIYETFSDGNAQFGKPSNPAFLLQPGELLELARAHGLRVVAFEDGVIDSPKAAMVQRLCAVKPEFPREAALLPPF, from the coding sequence ATGAGCGATCACATATCCCCCTGGGTGCAGCGTTACGCACCGCTGGTGCCCGGCGGCGCCGTGCTGGACCTGGCTTGCGGCAGCGGCCGCCACTCGCGCCACATGGCTGCTTTGGGTCACGAAGTGGTGGCGGTCGACCGCGACCCCGAGGCCCTGGCCGCCGCCGCCGGCCAGGGCATCACCACCAGCGCCATCGACCTGGAGCAGGAAGGCGCCGCCTGGCCTTTCGGCCCGCATCGTTTTGCCGGCATCGTAGTGACTAACTACCTGCATCGTCCGCTAATTGCCGACATGCTGGCCAGTCTGGCGCCAAACGGCGTGCTGATTTACGAAACCTTCTCGGACGGCAATGCGCAGTTCGGCAAACCGTCGAATCCGGCCTTCCTGCTGCAGCCGGGCGAGTTGCTGGAACTGGCGCGCGCCCACGGCTTGCGCGTGGTAGCGTTCGAGGATGGCGTGATCGACAGTCCAAAAGCTGCCATGGTGCAACGTCTATGCGCCGTGAAGCCGGAATTTCCGCGAGAAGCGGCGCTACTACCGCCATTTTGA
- a CDS encoding tryptophan--tRNA ligase: MYPDRVVSGMRPTGSMHLGHYHGALKNWIRMQAELPCLFFVADWHALTTHYDDPSVIERSTWDMLVDWLAAGVDPSQATLFIQSRVPEHAELHLLLSMATPLGWLERVPTYKDQIDNLSSKDLATYGFLGYPLLQAADVLIYRASQVPVGEDQVPHIEMMREIARRFNHLYGKEKGFEEKAQDAVKKLGSKRAKLYNELRTEYQQEGKDEALEQAKAMLDDAQSLSMGDRERLFGYLEGSRKLILVEPHARLTESARLPGLDGRKMSKSYGNAIALREDKESVTKKIKTMPTDPARVRRTDAGDPARCPVWQFHQVYSDAPTQEWVVKGCTSAGIGCIECKQPVIDAIIKEQEPMHERAQAYLDDPSLVRAIVADGNDAARKLAQETMRDVREAMGLSYS; encoded by the coding sequence ATGTATCCCGACCGCGTCGTCTCCGGCATGCGTCCCACCGGCTCCATGCACCTGGGCCACTACCATGGCGCGCTGAAAAACTGGATCAGGATGCAGGCTGAGCTGCCATGCCTGTTCTTCGTGGCCGACTGGCATGCGCTGACCACGCATTACGACGATCCGTCGGTGATCGAGCGTAGCACCTGGGACATGCTGGTCGACTGGCTGGCCGCCGGCGTCGACCCGTCGCAGGCCACCTTGTTCATCCAGTCGCGCGTGCCCGAGCACGCCGAGCTGCACCTGCTGCTGTCGATGGCCACGCCGCTGGGTTGGCTCGAACGGGTGCCGACCTATAAGGACCAGATCGACAACCTGTCCAGCAAGGACCTGGCCACCTACGGCTTCCTCGGCTACCCGTTGCTGCAGGCGGCCGACGTGCTGATCTACCGCGCCAGCCAGGTGCCGGTCGGTGAAGATCAGGTGCCGCACATCGAGATGATGCGCGAGATCGCGCGCCGCTTTAACCACCTGTACGGCAAGGAAAAAGGCTTCGAGGAAAAAGCCCAGGACGCCGTGAAAAAGCTGGGCAGCAAGCGCGCCAAGCTGTACAACGAGCTGCGCACCGAGTACCAGCAGGAAGGCAAGGACGAGGCGCTGGAACAGGCCAAGGCCATGCTGGACGATGCCCAGAGCCTGTCGATGGGCGACCGCGAGCGCCTGTTCGGCTACCTCGAAGGCAGCCGCAAGCTGATCCTGGTGGAGCCGCACGCGCGCCTGACCGAGTCCGCCCGCCTGCCGGGTCTCGACGGCCGCAAGATGTCCAAGAGCTACGGCAACGCCATCGCCCTGCGCGAGGACAAGGAATCCGTCACCAAGAAGATCAAGACCATGCCGACCGACCCGGCCCGCGTGCGCCGCACCGACGCCGGCGATCCGGCGCGTTGCCCGGTCTGGCAATTCCACCAGGTGTACTCCGACGCGCCGACCCAGGAATGGGTGGTCAAGGGCTGCACCTCGGCCGGCATCGGCTGCATCGAGTGCAAGCAGCCGGTGATCGACGCCATCATCAAGGAACAGGAGCCGATGCACGAGCGCGCCCAGGCGTATCTGGACGACCCGTCGCTGGTGCGCGCCATCGTCGCCGACGGCAATGACGCGGCGCGCAAACTGGCCCAGGAAACCATGCGCGACGTGCGCGAGGCCATGGGCCTGTCTTATTCGTAA
- a CDS encoding site-2 protease family protein, with the protein MNETDSIIQTIAVYLIPVLFAISLHEAAHGYVARYFGDPTAADLGRLTANPLKHIDPFGTILLPLVLSLLHLPALGYAKPVPVDFGRLRNPKKHMAFVAAAGPAANFIMGLGWMVFWVVLVRGMGFDMHDFFVQMARAGVLVNCAMCVFNLIPLPPLDGGRIVTGILPLAVARRYAQIERYGVYVFIGLILLMQFGFLTGYMIGGISVLQNIYGILVKPLVFLLG; encoded by the coding sequence ATGAACGAAACCGACAGTATTATCCAGACCATCGCGGTCTACCTGATCCCTGTTCTTTTTGCAATTTCCCTGCATGAAGCCGCACACGGATACGTCGCCCGCTATTTCGGCGACCCCACCGCAGCCGACCTTGGCCGCCTGACCGCCAATCCGCTCAAGCACATCGACCCATTCGGCACCATCCTGCTGCCGCTGGTGTTGAGTCTGCTGCACCTGCCGGCGCTCGGCTATGCCAAGCCGGTACCGGTGGATTTCGGCCGCCTGCGCAATCCGAAAAAGCACATGGCCTTCGTCGCCGCCGCCGGCCCGGCCGCCAACTTCATCATGGGCCTGGGCTGGATGGTGTTCTGGGTGGTGCTGGTGCGCGGCATGGGCTTCGACATGCACGATTTCTTCGTGCAGATGGCGCGCGCGGGCGTGCTGGTCAACTGTGCCATGTGCGTGTTCAACCTGATTCCGCTGCCGCCGCTCGATGGCGGTCGCATCGTCACCGGCATCCTGCCGTTGGCCGTGGCGCGCCGCTATGCGCAGATCGAGCGCTACGGCGTGTACGTGTTCATCGGCCTGATCCTGCTGATGCAGTTCGGCTTCCTGACCGGCTACATGATCGGCGGCATTTCGGTGCTGCAGAACATCTACGGCATCCTGGTCAAGCCCCTGGTTTTCCTGCTGGGCTGA
- a CDS encoding L-threonylcarbamoyladenylate synthase translates to MSQFFQIHPVNPQARLIKQAAQIIHGGGIVAVPTDSCYALVCHLDDKGAVERLRRLRGIDEKHHLTLLCRDLSELGVYARVDNRQFRLLKAATPGPFTFILEATKCVPRRLSHPSRKTIGLRVPEDAVINALLAELDQPLLGTTLIMPNETDPLNDADEICERLGKQLELIIDGGACSMEPTTVIDLTGADAVLVRQGRGDAAAFGL, encoded by the coding sequence ATGAGCCAGTTCTTCCAGATCCATCCCGTCAATCCGCAGGCGCGCCTGATCAAGCAGGCCGCGCAGATCATACACGGCGGCGGCATCGTCGCCGTGCCGACCGATTCCTGCTACGCGCTGGTGTGCCATCTGGACGACAAGGGCGCGGTCGAGCGCCTGCGCCGCCTGCGCGGCATCGACGAGAAACACCATTTGACCCTGCTGTGCCGCGATTTGAGCGAGCTGGGCGTCTACGCCCGGGTCGACAACCGCCAGTTCCGCCTGCTGAAAGCGGCCACGCCGGGTCCGTTCACCTTCATTCTTGAAGCCACCAAGTGCGTGCCGCGCCGGCTCAGCCACCCGTCGCGCAAGACCATCGGCCTGCGGGTGCCGGAAGACGCCGTCATCAACGCCTTGCTGGCCGAGCTGGACCAGCCGCTGCTGGGCACCACGCTGATCATGCCGAACGAAACCGATCCGCTCAACGACGCCGATGAAATCTGCGAGCGGCTGGGCAAGCAGCTGGAGCTGATCATCGACGGCGGCGCCTGCAGCATGGAGCCGACCACGGTGATCGACCTGACCGGCGCCGACGCCGTCCTGGTACGCCAGGGCAGGGGCGACGCCGCCGCCTTCGGACTCTGA
- the htpX gene encoding protease HtpX: MKRIILFIATNLAVMLVLSIVLSLLGIGRPGSGDTLQLGSLLAFSLVVGFTGAIFSLLISKPMAKWSTGARVIDNPSSSTELWLVNTVRTLAERAGIGMPEVAVYPGDPNAFATGAFKNSALVAVSTGLLESMSRDEVEAVLGHEVAHIANGDMVTMTLIQGVTNTFVVFLARIVGFFVDNMLNKNSDGERRGPGIGYMVTVFVCELVFGLLASIIVAWFSRQREFRADAGSAKLLGSTVPMQHALARLNGVEPGALPQSFAASGISSGRGGWGALFSTHPPFEERIAALRAVQ; the protein is encoded by the coding sequence ATGAAACGCATTATCCTGTTTATCGCCACCAACCTTGCCGTGATGCTGGTGCTGTCCATCGTGCTGTCACTGCTGGGCATCGGCCGTCCGGGCTCGGGCGATACGCTGCAGTTGGGCAGCCTGCTGGCGTTTTCGCTGGTGGTCGGCTTTACCGGCGCCATCTTCTCGCTGCTGATCTCCAAGCCGATGGCCAAGTGGTCGACCGGCGCGCGCGTGATCGACAATCCATCCTCGTCCACCGAGCTGTGGCTGGTGAACACCGTGCGCACGCTGGCCGAGCGCGCCGGCATCGGCATGCCGGAAGTGGCGGTCTACCCGGGCGATCCGAACGCCTTCGCCACCGGCGCCTTCAAGAACTCGGCCCTGGTCGCGGTCTCGACCGGCCTGCTGGAAAGCATGAGCCGCGATGAGGTGGAAGCCGTGCTGGGCCATGAAGTGGCGCACATCGCCAACGGCGACATGGTCACCATGACCCTGATCCAGGGCGTCACCAATACCTTCGTGGTGTTCCTGGCGCGCATCGTCGGCTTCTTCGTCGACAATATGCTCAACAAGAACAGCGACGGCGAGCGCCGTGGTCCCGGCATCGGCTATATGGTGACGGTGTTCGTCTGCGAACTCGTGTTCGGCCTGCTGGCTTCGATCATCGTGGCCTGGTTCTCGCGCCAGCGCGAATTCCGCGCCGACGCCGGTTCCGCCAAGCTGCTGGGCAGCACGGTGCCGATGCAGCACGCGCTGGCGCGCCTGAACGGCGTGGAGCCGGGCGCCTTGCCGCAGTCGTTTGCGGCCTCCGGCATCAGCAGCGGCCGGGGCGGCTGGGGTGCGCTGTTCTCGACCCATCCACCGTTCGAAGAACGTATCGCCGCGCTGCGTGCCGTACAATAA
- a CDS encoding PHP domain-containing protein produces MPVMKVDLHCHSNVSDGVLSPAAVADTARKAGVDVWALTDHDEVRGIPAARAAAEAQGMRFVTGVEISITWAKETVHIVGLRIDENNAALVQGLASTRSGRDNRGREISRQLASFGIEGAYEGALKYVGNPDLMSRTHFARYLVEIGACANTGEVFKKYLSEGKPGFVPHCWATLEQSVKWIRDAGGIAVIAHPGRYRFTPLAQGELFSEFKQLGGAAIEVVTGSHTPDQYPEYAQLANHYGFLASRGTDFHAPGESRVDFAALPPLPANVTPVWHDWF; encoded by the coding sequence ATGCCAGTTATGAAAGTTGATCTGCATTGCCATTCCAACGTCTCCGATGGCGTCCTGAGTCCCGCCGCCGTGGCTGACACTGCGCGCAAGGCGGGCGTCGACGTCTGGGCGTTGACCGACCACGATGAAGTGCGCGGCATCCCCGCCGCCCGCGCCGCCGCCGAAGCGCAAGGCATGCGCTTTGTCACCGGCGTCGAGATTTCCATCACTTGGGCCAAGGAAACCGTGCACATCGTCGGCCTGCGGATCGACGAGAACAACGCCGCGCTGGTGCAAGGCCTGGCCAGCACCCGTTCCGGCCGCGACAACCGGGGTCGCGAGATTTCGCGCCAGCTGGCGTCCTTCGGCATCGAGGGCGCCTACGAAGGCGCGCTGAAGTACGTCGGCAACCCGGACCTGATGTCGCGCACCCATTTCGCCCGTTACCTGGTGGAGATCGGCGCCTGCGCCAACACCGGCGAGGTGTTCAAGAAATACCTGTCCGAAGGCAAGCCCGGTTTTGTGCCGCATTGCTGGGCCACGCTGGAGCAGTCGGTCAAGTGGATCCGCGACGCCGGCGGCATCGCCGTGATCGCCCACCCGGGCCGCTACCGCTTCACGCCACTGGCGCAGGGCGAGCTGTTCAGCGAATTCAAGCAGCTGGGCGGCGCCGCCATCGAGGTGGTGACCGGCAGCCACACGCCCGATCAATATCCGGAATACGCGCAGCTGGCCAACCACTACGGCTTCCTGGCCTCGCGCGGCACCGATTTCCATGCGCCGGGCGAGTCGCGGGTCGACTTCGCCGCGCTGCCGCCGCTGCCTGCCAATGTGACGCCGGTCTGGCACGACTGGTTCTAA
- a CDS encoding alpha/beta hydrolase, with the protein MNIHTPSRSEFLTIRGLRCHVRHWGREGAPKLFMLHGWMDVGASFQFVVDAFKGEYHVIAPDWRGFGLSQRSGQDTYWFPDYMADLDAILRHYAPEQAVDLLGHSMGGNIVGLYAGARPERIRKLINLEGAGLRSSRPEQAPGRFAKWMDGLLQQPEMRNYPSQAAVAARLQKTNPRLSDDKAAFLAQHWSAQNQAGEWEILGDPVHKQAGPLPYHVDDVMACWQAITAPVLWVEADQTNMWDWMGSKPAGRVELERRLDHLRDVTKKMVVDAGHMLHHDQPEALAQMIEEFLAR; encoded by the coding sequence ATGAACATCCATACCCCTTCGCGTTCCGAATTCCTGACCATCCGCGGTTTGCGCTGCCACGTGCGCCACTGGGGCAGGGAGGGCGCCCCCAAGCTGTTCATGCTGCACGGCTGGATGGACGTCGGCGCCTCGTTCCAGTTCGTGGTCGATGCGTTCAAGGGCGAGTACCACGTGATTGCGCCGGACTGGCGCGGTTTCGGCCTGTCCCAGCGCAGCGGCCAGGATACCTACTGGTTCCCCGACTACATGGCCGACCTGGACGCCATCCTGCGCCATTATGCGCCGGAGCAGGCGGTCGATCTGCTGGGCCACAGCATGGGCGGCAATATTGTCGGCCTGTATGCCGGTGCGCGCCCGGAGCGCATCCGCAAGCTGATCAACCTGGAAGGCGCGGGCCTGCGCTCGTCCAGGCCGGAGCAGGCGCCGGGGCGCTTCGCCAAGTGGATGGACGGGCTGCTGCAACAGCCGGAGATGCGCAACTATCCGAGCCAGGCCGCCGTCGCCGCGCGCCTGCAGAAGACCAATCCGCGCCTGAGCGACGACAAGGCGGCCTTCCTGGCGCAGCACTGGTCGGCGCAGAACCAGGCCGGCGAGTGGGAAATCCTCGGCGATCCGGTGCACAAGCAGGCCGGTCCGCTGCCGTACCACGTCGATGATGTGATGGCGTGCTGGCAGGCCATCACCGCGCCGGTGCTGTGGGTGGAGGCCGACCAGACCAATATGTGGGACTGGATGGGTTCCAAGCCGGCCGGCCGCGTCGAGCTGGAGCGCCGCCTCGACCATTTGCGCGACGTTACCAAGAAAATGGTGGTCGATGCCGGCCACATGCTGCACCACGATCAGCCCGAGGCGCTGGCGCAGATGATAGAAGAGTTCCTCGCAAGGTAA
- a CDS encoding gamma carbonic anhydrase family protein — translation MSIYQLGDHTPEIAASSFVADTAAVIGKVTLHEHASVWFGASLRGDNERITIGENSNVQEGTVMHTDMGYPLDVGRNVTIGHQAMLHGCTIGDGTLVGIQAVILNGARIGKGCLVGAGALVTEGKEFPDHSLIIGAPAKVARQLTAEEVAGLQGAAASYVARGQLFKTQLKKIG, via the coding sequence ATGTCAATATACCAACTAGGCGATCACACGCCCGAGATCGCCGCATCGTCGTTTGTTGCCGATACCGCCGCCGTGATCGGCAAGGTTACCTTGCATGAACATGCTTCGGTATGGTTCGGCGCCTCGCTGCGCGGCGACAACGAGCGTATCACCATTGGCGAAAATAGCAATGTGCAGGAAGGCACGGTGATGCACACGGACATGGGCTACCCGCTCGACGTCGGCCGCAATGTAACCATCGGCCACCAGGCCATGCTGCACGGCTGCACCATCGGCGACGGTACGCTGGTCGGCATCCAGGCGGTGATCCTGAATGGCGCCAGGATCGGCAAGGGCTGCCTGGTCGGCGCCGGCGCCCTGGTCACCGAGGGCAAGGAATTTCCCGACCACTCGCTGATCATCGGCGCCCCGGCCAAGGTCGCGCGCCAGCTGACGGCGGAGGAAGTCGCCGGCCTGCAAGGCGCGGCCGCCAGTTACGTGGCGCGCGGCCAACTGTTCAAGACGCAACTCAAAAAGATCGGATAA